The genomic stretch TTCGGGCCTTGCGGCGCCTCGGGAAAGCTATTCGAGGCGAAGCACGTGCCGCTTGTCGAGCGAGTCGTGAAGTGGCTGGAGGAGTGATGAAACCGAGCCGGGTAGCGGTTGGTATGGCAGTGCGAGCGCTGCGTGAGGCGGCGCAGCTGTCGTCTGCAGGTCTGGCTGCGGTGGCCGGCGTGCACCCGAGCTCGCTGAGCAGGACCGAGAACGGGTTGCGAGATCTGGGGTTTGCCGAGGCTGTGGCAATTTCGGCGGCGACGAAGGTCAACCTCGGCGTGCTGGGCCAGATTGCCGCGTGCCTCGACGGCGGGCCGGTGGCTGAGATGGTGCGACAGAAGGCAGAGGCGGCCGCGCTTCTCGACGAACTGACGGCCGCCGCGCTCGATCACGCCGTGGCAGCCAGGCAGGAGGGATGAGTGATGGGCAAGAAGGTAAGCGAGCTAGAAGGCGCAGAGCTGGACCTGTGGGTGCTGCGGGCTGAGCGCGGCGACCCCGGGCTGGTGATCCGCGGCATCCCTCAACCGTACTCAACGGAGTGGAGCGTCGGCGGCCCAATCATCGAGAGGGAGCGGATTGAGCTGCATACGGGCTCCGCGGGGAAGCCGTTCTGGGTCGCCTACTGCGGCGCGGGCGACCTGAGAGGAACTGGAGACTCAGCGCTGACCGCCGCAATGCGCGCCTACGTCGCCTCGAAGTTTGGCGAAGAGGTGCCGGGATGAGAACCGGCGCTGCACCCGGAGACCGACAAGTGATCTCACTGCTCCAATTTCTGGTCAAAAGCAGCGTGGCAATCAGACGCTCCTGATATTGAGTAAATCCCTCGCGGGTATATTGTCTCTGCTATTTCTCTCAGATTACATCGCCGTTAATACGGATTAATCTTCTTCGGGATCAATCCTGATCGGAGAACGTTCGTGGCGCAACATGCCACCGGACGCGATGGATGTTCACATCCGAAGGAGATTTAGCATGACAAAACAATTGTCAGCAGCACTCGCATTGCTCCTCGCAACAGGCGGAGTGGCATATGCACAAACAATCCGCTTCGATAAGCCAAAGAGCGAGTTTCTTGCAACCTTTTGCGGAGGTGACGGTTATGAGGCCTCGGCAGAGTATTCCCGCTGGATGTCCCGCTCCCTCAATCAAACCCGGGCGGCGGGGATAAGCGACCGGGATGCCCTGGTGGCCCTCGAGATTTCGCACTGCGTCCCCGCCTTATGGGTCGACAT from Caldimonas brevitalea encodes the following:
- a CDS encoding helix-turn-helix domain-containing protein yields the protein MKPSRVAVGMAVRALREAAQLSSAGLAAVAGVHPSSLSRTENGLRDLGFAEAVAISAATKVNLGVLGQIAACLDGGPVAEMVRQKAEAAALLDELTAAALDHAVAARQEG
- a CDS encoding phage protein NinX family protein — encoded protein: MGKKVSELEGAELDLWVLRAERGDPGLVIRGIPQPYSTEWSVGGPIIERERIELHTGSAGKPFWVAYCGAGDLRGTGDSALTAAMRAYVASKFGEEVPG